In Streptomyces asoensis, a single genomic region encodes these proteins:
- a CDS encoding Lrp/AsnC family transcriptional regulator, translating into MNSAPAPFDELDRKIITALMANARTSFAEIGTAVGLSSTAVKRRVDRLRESGVITGFTATVRPSALGWRTEAYVEVYCEGAAPPRRLAEVARNHPEITAAMTVTGGADALLHVRARDVEHFENVLERIRAEPFIRKTISVMVLSHLLPDSPEAGASQPAPE; encoded by the coding sequence ATGAACAGCGCGCCTGCCCCGTTCGACGAGCTCGACCGGAAGATCATCACCGCTCTGATGGCGAATGCCCGGACGAGCTTCGCCGAGATCGGCACAGCCGTCGGGCTCTCGTCGACGGCGGTCAAGCGGCGGGTGGACCGGTTGCGGGAGAGCGGGGTGATCACCGGGTTCACGGCCACCGTGCGGCCGTCGGCGCTGGGCTGGCGCACGGAGGCGTACGTGGAGGTGTACTGCGAGGGCGCGGCGCCCCCGAGGCGCCTGGCGGAGGTGGCGCGCAACCATCCGGAGATCACGGCCGCGATGACGGTGACGGGCGGGGCGGACGCGCTGCTGCACGTGCGGGCGCGGGACGTGGAGCACTTCGAGAACGTGCTGGAGCGCATCCGGGCCGAGCCGTTCATCCGCAAGACGATCAGCGTGATGGTGCTGTCGCACCTGCTGCCGGACAGCCCGGAGGCGGGTGCGAGCCAGCCGGCTCCCGAATAA
- the rocD gene encoding ornithine--oxo-acid transaminase — translation MTAPAVRTRTSADLIRAEEPVLAHNYHPLPVVVASAEGAWVQDVEGRRYLDMLAGYSALNFGHRHPLLIEAAHRQLDLLTLTSRAFHNDRLAGFAERLAELTGLDMVLPMNTGAEAVESGIKVARKWAYEVKGVPADRATIVVAADNFHGRTTTIVSFSTDETARAGFGPFTPGFRIVPYNDLAALEEAVDETTAAVLIEPIQGEAGVVIPDDGYLAGVRELTRRRNCLFVADEIQSGLGRTGRTLAVEHEGVVPDVLLLGKALGGGIVPVSAVVARREVLSVLRPGEHGSTFGGNPLAAAVGTAVVELLETGEFQQRASELGVVLRDGLTALVGKGVVGFRARGLWAGVDVDPALGTGREVSELLMREGVLVKDTHGSTIRLAPPLTITGEELSSALATLERVLAGRG, via the coding sequence ATGACCGCTCCCGCCGTCCGTACGCGTACCTCCGCCGACCTGATCCGCGCCGAGGAGCCGGTCCTCGCGCACAACTACCATCCGCTGCCCGTGGTCGTCGCGAGCGCCGAGGGCGCCTGGGTGCAGGACGTGGAGGGCCGCCGCTACCTCGACATGCTGGCCGGCTACTCGGCCCTGAACTTCGGTCACCGGCACCCCCTGCTGATCGAGGCGGCCCACCGTCAGCTGGACCTCCTCACCCTGACCTCCCGGGCCTTCCACAACGACCGCCTGGCCGGGTTCGCCGAGCGGCTCGCGGAGCTGACCGGCCTGGACATGGTCCTGCCGATGAACACGGGCGCCGAGGCCGTCGAGAGCGGCATCAAGGTGGCCCGCAAGTGGGCCTACGAGGTGAAGGGCGTGCCGGCCGACCGGGCCACGATCGTGGTCGCCGCCGACAACTTCCACGGCCGCACGACGACGATCGTGAGCTTCTCGACGGACGAGACGGCGCGGGCGGGCTTCGGGCCGTTCACGCCGGGCTTCCGGATCGTGCCGTACAACGACCTGGCCGCGCTGGAGGAGGCCGTGGACGAGACGACGGCGGCGGTGCTCATCGAACCGATCCAGGGCGAGGCGGGTGTCGTCATCCCCGACGACGGCTATCTGGCCGGGGTGCGGGAGCTGACCCGGCGCAGGAACTGCCTGTTCGTCGCGGACGAGATCCAGTCCGGGCTCGGTCGCACCGGACGGACGCTGGCCGTGGAGCACGAGGGGGTCGTGCCCGACGTCCTGCTGCTCGGCAAGGCGCTGGGCGGCGGCATCGTGCCGGTGTCGGCGGTGGTGGCCCGCCGGGAGGTGCTGTCGGTGCTGCGGCCGGGCGAGCACGGGTCGACCTTCGGCGGCAACCCGCTGGCGGCCGCGGTCGGCACCGCGGTGGTGGAACTGCTGGAGACCGGCGAGTTCCAGCAGCGGGCGAGCGAGCTGGGCGTCGTCCTGCGGGACGGGCTGACCGCGCTGGTCGGCAAGGGGGTCGTCGGTTTCCGGGCGCGCGGTCTGTGGGCGGGCGTCGACGTCGACCCGGCGCTGGGCACGGGCCGCGAGGTGAGCGAGCTCCTCATGCGCGAGGGCGTCCTGGTCAAGGACACCCACGGCTCGACCATCCGGCTGGCGCCGCCCCTGACGATCACCGGCGAGGAGCTGTCCTCGGCGCTGGCCACCCTGGAGCGGGTGCTGGCCGGGCGGGGCTGA
- a CDS encoding PP2C family protein-serine/threonine phosphatase: MNDTAIDYAAVFQALPGMVALLTPQLVYADVNIEYLRVAGRRREQMVGRHLFDVFPDNPNDGAASGMRNLEASLRRVLSTGERDAMALQRYDVESAEQPGEWDERYWSPVNAPVHGPDGSVVLVVHRVEEVTELIRARGRRGPGGAAERAGSRRILEAELYTRARELQELNERLRLAHAREREVAIALQEAMLPAGRQVGHHRAAVRYRPAVGALNVCGDWYDLVDLVGGNRVGVSVGDVVGHGLEAAGVMGQLRSALSATSRVAGGPAEALNILGRYAHVVDGAESATVVTTFIDFDHRTITYSSAGHPPPVLVHADGRVEFLDRATDPPLDARPTPVRRPEACTSYDSGATLALYTDGLVERRREDIDTGLARLADALVRHRKADPETLADAVLLELLPPGGATDDTALVVVRL, encoded by the coding sequence ATGAACGACACGGCGATCGACTACGCGGCGGTGTTCCAGGCCCTGCCGGGCATGGTGGCCCTGCTGACGCCCCAGCTGGTCTACGCGGACGTCAACATCGAGTACCTGCGGGTGGCGGGCCGCAGGCGTGAGCAGATGGTCGGCCGGCACCTCTTCGACGTCTTCCCCGACAATCCCAACGACGGGGCCGCGAGCGGCATGCGCAACCTGGAGGCCTCCCTGCGGCGGGTGCTCAGCACGGGCGAGCGGGACGCGATGGCGCTCCAGCGCTACGACGTCGAGTCCGCCGAGCAGCCCGGTGAATGGGACGAACGCTACTGGAGCCCGGTCAACGCGCCGGTGCACGGACCCGACGGCTCGGTGGTGCTGGTGGTGCACCGGGTGGAGGAGGTCACCGAACTGATCCGGGCCCGCGGGCGCCGCGGACCGGGCGGGGCCGCCGAGCGGGCGGGCAGCCGACGCATCCTGGAGGCCGAGCTGTACACCCGCGCCCGCGAACTCCAGGAACTCAACGAGCGGCTGCGGCTGGCCCACGCCCGCGAGCGCGAGGTGGCCATCGCCCTCCAGGAAGCGATGCTGCCCGCGGGCCGTCAGGTCGGCCACCACCGGGCCGCCGTGCGCTACCGGCCCGCGGTCGGCGCGCTCAACGTCTGCGGGGACTGGTACGACCTGGTGGACCTGGTCGGCGGCAACCGCGTCGGGGTGTCGGTCGGGGACGTGGTCGGGCACGGACTGGAGGCCGCCGGGGTGATGGGCCAGCTGCGCAGCGCGCTCAGCGCGACCTCCCGGGTCGCCGGGGGCCCCGCGGAGGCGCTCAACATCCTCGGCCGGTACGCGCACGTCGTGGACGGCGCCGAATCGGCCACGGTGGTCACCACGTTCATCGACTTCGACCACCGCACCATCACCTACAGCAGCGCCGGTCACCCGCCGCCCGTGCTGGTGCACGCCGACGGCCGGGTGGAGTTCCTCGACCGGGCCACGGACCCCCCGCTCGACGCCCGCCCCACGCCGGTGCGGCGGCCCGAGGCGTGCACCTCCTACGACAGCGGCGCCACCCTCGCCCTGTACACCGACGGGCTGGTGGAGCGGCGGCGCGAGGACATCGACACGGGGCTCGCCCGACTCGCCGACGCCCTGGTGCGGCACCGGAAAGCCGACCCCGAAACCCTCGCGGACGCCGTCCTGTTGGAGCTCCTGCCGCCGGGCGGCGCGACCGACGACACGGCCCTGGTCGTCGTACGGCTGTGA
- the ddaH gene encoding dimethylargininase — protein MTDSRMRRPRRFLVCEPRHFAVQYAINPWMRPDTPVDVDLAQEQWQSLIRAYRAHGHTVDTVEPAPGLPDMVFAANSAVVVAGRVFGSLFHAPERRPESVHYDTWFRAAGYDVHRPQSVCEGEGDLVWTGRYVLAGTGFRTTREAHREVQEFFGHPVISLTLVDPHFYHLDTALFVLDDDNISYYPEAFSSGSREVLARLYPDAVLATREDAMAFGLNSVSDGRHVFIAPRAEALASRLTERGYVPVPVDLSEFQKAGGGIKCCTQEIRS, from the coding sequence GTGACCGACAGCCGTATGCGGCGCCCCCGGCGCTTTCTCGTCTGTGAACCCAGACATTTCGCCGTGCAGTACGCGATCAACCCCTGGATGCGTCCCGACACCCCGGTCGACGTGGACCTCGCCCAGGAACAGTGGCAGTCACTGATCCGCGCCTACCGTGCCCACGGCCACACCGTGGACACCGTGGAGCCGGCCCCCGGTCTTCCGGACATGGTGTTCGCCGCGAACTCGGCGGTCGTGGTCGCCGGCCGTGTCTTCGGCTCGCTCTTCCACGCGCCCGAGCGGCGTCCCGAGTCCGTCCACTACGACACCTGGTTCAGGGCGGCGGGCTACGACGTCCACCGGCCGCAGTCCGTCTGCGAGGGCGAGGGCGACCTGGTCTGGACGGGCCGGTACGTGCTGGCCGGCACCGGCTTCCGCACGACCCGCGAGGCGCACCGGGAGGTGCAGGAGTTCTTCGGCCATCCGGTGATCAGCCTGACCCTGGTGGACCCGCACTTCTACCACCTGGACACGGCGCTCTTCGTCCTCGACGACGACAACATCTCGTACTACCCGGAGGCGTTCTCCTCCGGCAGCCGTGAGGTGCTGGCCAGGCTGTATCCGGACGCGGTGCTCGCCACCCGCGAGGACGCCATGGCCTTCGGCCTGAACTCCGTCTCCGACGGCCGCCACGTCTTCATCGCGCCCCGGGCCGAGGCCCTCGCCTCCCGTCTCACCGAGCGCGGATATGTCCCCGTCCCCGTCGACCTCTCCGAGTTCCAGAAGGCCGGCGGCGGCATCAAGTGCTGCACCCAGGAGATCCGTTCATGA
- a CDS encoding LytR/AlgR family response regulator transcription factor, with protein sequence MLRALAVDDERPSLEELLYLLAADPRIGTVEGAGDATEALRRINRALESGPDGPEAIDVVFLDIQMPGLDGLDLARLLTGFARPPLVVFVTAHEDFAVQAFDLKAVDYVLKPVRKERLAEAVRRAVERGAAERRGPAPRIPVHEPDPDHIPVELGGVTRFVTVDDITHVEAQGDYARLHTERGSHLVRIPLSTLEERWRARGFVRIHRRHLVALRHIGELRLDAGTVSVLVGGEELQVSRRHARELRDLLMRRP encoded by the coding sequence ATGCTGCGCGCCCTCGCCGTCGACGACGAACGCCCCTCCCTGGAGGAGCTGCTGTACCTGCTGGCCGCCGACCCGCGGATCGGCACCGTGGAGGGCGCCGGGGACGCCACCGAGGCGCTGCGCCGGATCAACCGCGCCCTGGAGTCCGGGCCCGACGGGCCCGAAGCCATCGACGTGGTCTTCCTGGACATCCAGATGCCCGGGCTCGACGGTCTCGACCTGGCCCGGCTGCTCACCGGGTTCGCCCGTCCGCCGCTGGTCGTCTTCGTCACGGCCCACGAGGACTTCGCCGTCCAGGCCTTCGACCTCAAGGCCGTCGACTACGTCCTCAAACCCGTGCGCAAGGAACGCCTCGCCGAGGCGGTCCGCCGCGCCGTCGAACGCGGGGCGGCCGAACGGCGGGGTCCCGCCCCGCGCATCCCCGTGCACGAGCCCGACCCGGACCACATACCCGTCGAACTCGGCGGCGTGACCCGGTTCGTGACCGTCGACGACATCACCCACGTCGAGGCCCAGGGCGACTACGCCCGGCTGCACACCGAGCGCGGCAGCCACCTCGTGCGCATCCCGCTGTCCACCCTGGAGGAGCGCTGGCGCGCCCGCGGCTTCGTCCGCATCCACCGCCGCCACCTCGTCGCCCTGCGGCACATAGGAGAACTGCGCCTGGACGCGGGCACCGTGAGCGTCCTGGTCGGCGGCGAGGAACTCCAGGTCAGCCGCCGCCACGCCCGCGAACTGCGCGACCTGCTGATGAGGAGGCCCTGA
- a CDS encoding cation acetate symporter, which translates to MNSAFAVPAVALVVVATVLVGAFGLRISRTTSDFYVASRTVGPRLNAAAISGEYLSAASFLGIAGLVLVQGPDMLWYPVGYTAGYLVLLLFVAAPLRRSGAYTLPDFAEARLASQPARRLAGAFVVGVGWLYLLPQLQGAGLTLTVLTGAPDSLGGLIVAAVVTATVAAGGMRSITFVQAFQYWLKLTALLVPALFLVLAWQGDGAPRDAFGEPATFREQRVVRVGDTIDLRLDRPLTVTVDGTVDGRPHRGALLRLAAGTHHIERDTRLTFAAGTAVPLAERGSNGGMSTSLAAGREERPLYATYGLILATFLGTMGLPHVVVRFYTSPHGVAARRTTVAVLVLIGAFYLLPPVYGALGRLYAPELALGGDADAAVLLLPDRVVGGLGGDLLGALVAGGAFAAFLSTASGLTMAVAGVLTQDVLPTRGVRHFRLGTGLAMAVPLAASLLVGGLPVADAVGLAFAVSASSFCPLLVLGIWWRRLTPPGAAAGMLVGGGSAFAAVAATMAGFPGTGGLHALLAWPALWSVPLGFLTMILVSLATPGRVPAGTEAILARFHLPEELSTQELRAAEAKA; encoded by the coding sequence GTGAACTCCGCCTTCGCCGTCCCGGCGGTCGCCCTCGTCGTCGTCGCGACCGTCCTCGTCGGCGCCTTCGGCCTGCGCATCTCCCGCACCACCTCCGACTTCTACGTCGCCTCCCGCACCGTCGGCCCCCGCCTCAACGCGGCCGCCATCAGCGGCGAGTACCTCTCCGCCGCCTCCTTCCTCGGCATCGCGGGTCTGGTCCTGGTGCAGGGTCCGGACATGCTCTGGTACCCGGTCGGCTACACCGCCGGCTACCTGGTGCTGCTCCTCTTCGTCGCCGCCCCGCTGCGCCGCTCCGGCGCCTACACGCTCCCGGACTTCGCCGAGGCCCGCCTCGCCTCCCAGCCGGCCCGGCGGCTCGCGGGCGCCTTCGTCGTCGGCGTGGGCTGGCTCTACCTGCTGCCGCAACTCCAGGGCGCAGGGCTGACGTTGACCGTGCTCACCGGCGCCCCCGACTCGCTCGGCGGGCTGATCGTCGCGGCCGTCGTCACCGCGACCGTCGCCGCGGGCGGCATGCGCAGCATCACCTTCGTCCAGGCCTTCCAGTACTGGCTGAAGCTCACCGCCCTCCTCGTCCCCGCCCTCTTCCTGGTGCTGGCCTGGCAGGGCGACGGGGCGCCCCGCGACGCCTTCGGCGAACCGGCCACCTTCCGCGAGCAGCGCGTCGTGCGCGTCGGCGACACGATCGACCTGCGACTGGACCGCCCGCTGACCGTCACGGTGGACGGCACGGTCGACGGACGCCCGCACCGGGGCGCCCTGCTCCGCCTGGCCGCCGGCACCCACCACATCGAGCGGGACACCCGTCTCACCTTCGCCGCGGGCACCGCCGTGCCCCTCGCCGAACGCGGCAGCAACGGCGGCATGTCCACCTCCCTGGCGGCCGGCCGCGAGGAACGCCCCCTGTACGCCACCTACGGGCTGATCCTCGCGACCTTCCTCGGCACCATGGGCCTGCCGCACGTCGTCGTCCGCTTCTACACCAGCCCGCACGGCGTCGCCGCCCGCCGCACCACGGTCGCCGTCCTCGTCCTCATCGGCGCGTTCTACCTGCTGCCGCCCGTCTACGGCGCCCTGGGCCGCCTCTACGCCCCCGAGCTGGCCCTCGGCGGCGACGCCGACGCGGCCGTCCTGCTGCTGCCGGACCGGGTCGTCGGCGGACTCGGCGGGGACCTGCTGGGCGCGCTGGTCGCCGGGGGAGCGTTCGCCGCGTTCCTGTCGACGGCCTCCGGGCTGACGATGGCCGTGGCGGGCGTGCTCACCCAGGACGTCCTGCCGACCCGCGGCGTCCGGCACTTCCGGCTGGGCACCGGCCTCGCCATGGCCGTGCCCCTCGCCGCGAGCCTGCTGGTGGGCGGGCTGCCGGTGGCCGACGCGGTCGGGCTGGCGTTCGCGGTGTCGGCGTCCTCCTTCTGCCCGCTCCTGGTCCTCGGCATCTGGTGGCGCCGCCTGACCCCGCCCGGCGCGGCCGCCGGGATGCTGGTGGGCGGCGGTTCGGCGTTCGCCGCCGTCGCCGCGACCATGGCGGGCTTCCCCGGCACGGGCGGTCTGCACGCCCTGCTCGCCTGGCCCGCCCTGTGGTCCGTGCCGCTCGGCTTCCTCACCATGATCCTCGTCTCGCTGGCCACCCCGGGGCGGGTGCCCGCCGGCACGGAGGCGATCCTGGCCCGGTTCCACCTCCCCGAGGAACTGAGCACCCAGGAACTGCGGGCGGCGGAGGCGAAGGCATGA
- a CDS encoding SpoIIE family protein phosphatase, which produces MGTHDEDDVARRRFDVADTAPLLLDARGVVTSWTPDAQRLLGYPAAEAVGMDLAGLLAHGDAVRVPDVLERCGRADGWAGLLSARRKDGRPVPVMARFTSAHEPGGRARWLVLLNEMADARGWNMSRSVLEKMIGGSPIGIAMVDTDLRFVWSNAALARFGGGPPERRLGLRLADVQPGLDAEAIEAQMRRVLATGEPVTGYELVGRFRTAPHRETAHMLSFTRLDDDQGGPIGIYYTVVDMTERHRARQRLALLDRAGRRIGRSLDIARTCQELADVAVPEFADVVTVDLPAPVLRGAEPASEQTTRGPDDSVTLRRAGLRSAGGPGDVSDCPAVVYRAGSPALRALLDGRPWKVERLDPRDPLDPFTEEWVTRLPAGAEPPSALIVPVRARGAVLGVTTFLRRRTREPFDEDDLALAEDLVSRAAVCVDNARRYTRERDAALVLQRNLLPRRLPEQDAVEVAACYRPADELTGLGGDWYDLIPLSGARVALVVGEVPGHGIDAAAAMGRVRTAVRTLAALDLPPEEILAHLDDLVTRMDDEEGGAREEAAAGPSPDGTRTVGSACVYAVYDPVDGRCAIAAAGHPAPAVVLPDGTVTFVELPPGAPLGAGGPPFEAAEVVLPEGSTLALHTDGLLARGEQWALDTDRDRLRHALEQRPQALDLRCRAVIDALVPTRPYDDVALLMARTRRLAADRVADWELPADPAAVAEARKTAGRRLAEWGLADLSFTTELIVSELVTNALRYATGPIRLRLIRERALVCEVFDGGTTAPHLRHPRATDEGGRGLLLVSQVSQRWGTRFLPEGKIIWAEQPLTGPGA; this is translated from the coding sequence GTGGGCACACACGACGAGGACGACGTTGCCCGCCGGCGGTTCGACGTGGCGGACACCGCGCCCCTGCTGCTCGACGCACGGGGCGTGGTGACCAGCTGGACCCCGGACGCCCAGCGCCTGCTGGGATATCCGGCCGCCGAGGCCGTGGGCATGGATCTGGCCGGGCTGCTCGCCCACGGGGACGCCGTGCGGGTGCCGGACGTCCTCGAACGGTGCGGCAGGGCCGACGGCTGGGCGGGGCTGCTGTCGGCCCGCCGCAAGGACGGCCGGCCGGTGCCGGTGATGGCGCGGTTCACCTCGGCCCACGAGCCGGGCGGCCGGGCCCGCTGGCTGGTGCTGCTGAACGAGATGGCCGACGCCCGGGGCTGGAACATGAGCCGCTCGGTGCTGGAGAAGATGATCGGCGGCTCCCCGATCGGCATAGCGATGGTCGACACCGATCTGCGCTTCGTGTGGTCGAACGCGGCCCTGGCCCGGTTCGGCGGCGGGCCGCCCGAGCGCCGGCTGGGGCTGCGGCTGGCCGACGTCCAGCCGGGTCTGGACGCCGAGGCGATCGAGGCCCAGATGCGGCGGGTGCTGGCGACCGGCGAGCCCGTCACCGGCTATGAGCTCGTGGGCCGGTTCCGGACCGCTCCGCACCGCGAGACGGCCCACATGCTGTCGTTCACCCGGCTGGACGACGACCAGGGCGGCCCGATCGGCATCTATTACACGGTCGTGGACATGACCGAGCGGCACCGTGCGCGGCAGCGGCTCGCCCTGCTGGACCGGGCCGGCCGGCGGATCGGCCGCAGCCTGGACATCGCGCGGACCTGCCAGGAGCTGGCGGACGTGGCGGTGCCGGAGTTCGCCGACGTGGTCACCGTGGATCTGCCGGCGCCGGTGCTGCGCGGCGCCGAACCGGCGTCGGAGCAGACGACGCGGGGCCCGGACGACTCCGTGACCCTGCGCCGGGCGGGGCTGCGGTCGGCCGGCGGACCGGGGGACGTCTCCGACTGCCCCGCGGTCGTGTACCGGGCCGGCTCGCCCGCGCTGCGCGCCCTGCTCGACGGACGCCCGTGGAAGGTCGAGCGGCTGGACCCCCGCGACCCGCTGGACCCCTTCACCGAGGAGTGGGTCACCCGGCTGCCCGCAGGGGCCGAGCCGCCCAGCGCCCTGATCGTGCCGGTCCGGGCGCGGGGCGCCGTCCTGGGCGTCACCACGTTCCTGCGCCGCCGCACGCGCGAGCCCTTCGACGAGGACGACCTGGCGCTCGCCGAGGACCTCGTCTCCCGGGCGGCCGTCTGCGTGGACAACGCCCGCCGCTACACCCGCGAGCGGGACGCGGCCCTGGTGCTCCAGCGCAACCTTCTCCCGCGCCGGCTGCCCGAGCAGGACGCGGTGGAGGTCGCCGCCTGCTACCGGCCGGCCGACGAGCTGACCGGCCTCGGCGGCGACTGGTACGACCTGATCCCGCTGTCGGGGGCGCGGGTGGCCCTGGTCGTCGGCGAGGTCCCCGGACACGGCATCGACGCCGCCGCGGCCATGGGGCGGGTACGGACGGCCGTGCGCACCCTCGCCGCCCTCGACCTGCCGCCGGAGGAGATCCTGGCGCACCTCGACGACCTGGTCACCCGCATGGACGACGAGGAGGGCGGAGCCCGGGAGGAGGCGGCGGCGGGTCCCTCCCCGGACGGCACCCGGACGGTGGGCTCGGCGTGCGTGTACGCCGTCTACGACCCCGTCGACGGGCGGTGCGCGATCGCGGCGGCCGGGCATCCCGCGCCGGCCGTGGTGCTGCCGGACGGGACCGTGACGTTCGTCGAGCTGCCGCCGGGGGCGCCGCTCGGGGCGGGCGGTCCGCCGTTCGAGGCCGCCGAGGTGGTCCTGCCGGAGGGCAGCACGCTCGCGCTGCACACGGACGGCCTGCTGGCGCGGGGGGAACAGTGGGCGCTGGACACCGACCGGGACCGGCTGCGGCACGCGCTGGAGCAGCGGCCGCAGGCGCTCGACCTGCGCTGCCGGGCCGTGATCGACGCCCTCGTGCCCACCCGGCCGTACGACGACGTGGCCCTGCTGATGGCCCGTACCCGCCGGCTGGCCGCCGACCGGGTCGCCGACTGGGAGCTGCCGGCCGATCCGGCGGCGGTGGCCGAGGCCCGCAAGACCGCGGGCCGCCGGCTGGCCGAGTGGGGACTGGCCGACCTGTCGTTCACCACCGAGCTCATCGTGAGCGAACTGGTCACCAACGCCCTGCGCTATGCCACCGGGCCGATCCGGCTGCGGCTGATCCGTGAGCGCGCCCTCGTGTGCGAGGTCTTCGACGGCGGCACCACCGCACCGCATCTGCGCCATCCGCGCGCCACCGACGAGGGCGGCCGCGGGCTGCTGCTGGTCTCGCAGGTCTCCCAGCGCTGGGGCACCCGCTTCCTGCCCGAAGGGAAGATCATCTGGGCCGAGCAGCCGCTCACCGGCCCCGGTGCGTGA
- a CDS encoding sensor histidine kinase, protein MSGFLAGVCIAILPFLAAGFWLGRRTARPENLGGLGTPVEHATFETLHTASLAAPPLRAGLTEETARRSARRLRTLLGTDALCLTDEKEVLVWDGAGSHHRTEIAGRLTGLLESGRGEAFRLSCEHADCPVRWAVLAPLTVDDRVLGALVACAPRESAVLVRAAGEVARWVSVQLELADLDQSRTKLIEAEIKALRAQISPHFVFNSLAVIASFVRTDPERARELLLEFADFTRYSFRRHGDFTTLADELHAIDHYLALVRARFGDRLAVTLQIAPEVLPVALPFLCLQPLVENAVKHGLEGKADKCHIQITAQDAGAEALVVIEDDGAGMDPVALRRILAGEASPSGGIGLSNVDDRLRQVYGDDYGLVIETAPGAGMKITARLPKYQPGVHSAAGLTGA, encoded by the coding sequence ATGAGCGGGTTCCTCGCGGGCGTCTGCATCGCGATCCTGCCGTTCCTCGCCGCGGGCTTCTGGCTGGGCCGGCGCACCGCGCGCCCGGAGAACCTCGGCGGCCTCGGCACACCCGTCGAGCACGCCACCTTCGAGACCCTGCACACCGCCTCGCTCGCCGCGCCCCCGCTGCGGGCCGGCCTCACGGAGGAGACCGCCCGCCGGTCCGCGCGACGGCTGCGCACGCTGCTCGGCACCGACGCGCTGTGCCTGACCGACGAGAAGGAGGTGCTGGTCTGGGACGGGGCGGGCTCGCACCACCGCACCGAGATCGCGGGGCGGCTCACCGGCCTTCTGGAGAGCGGCCGCGGCGAGGCCTTCCGGCTCTCCTGCGAGCACGCCGACTGCCCGGTCCGCTGGGCCGTCCTCGCCCCGCTGACCGTCGACGACCGGGTGCTCGGCGCACTCGTGGCCTGCGCGCCCCGCGAGTCGGCCGTCCTGGTCCGGGCCGCGGGGGAGGTGGCCCGCTGGGTCAGCGTCCAGCTGGAGCTCGCCGACCTCGACCAGTCCCGTACGAAGCTGATCGAGGCGGAGATCAAGGCCCTGCGCGCCCAGATCTCCCCGCACTTCGTCTTCAACTCGCTCGCCGTGATCGCGTCCTTCGTGCGCACCGACCCCGAACGCGCCCGGGAACTGCTGCTGGAGTTCGCCGACTTCACCCGCTACTCGTTCCGCAGGCACGGCGACTTCACCACCCTCGCCGACGAACTCCACGCCATCGACCACTACCTGGCGCTGGTGCGGGCCCGCTTCGGCGACCGCCTCGCCGTCACCCTCCAGATCGCCCCCGAGGTCCTCCCGGTGGCCCTGCCGTTCCTCTGCCTCCAGCCGCTCGTGGAGAACGCCGTCAAGCACGGCCTGGAGGGCAAGGCGGACAAATGCCACATCCAGATCACCGCGCAGGACGCCGGCGCCGAGGCCCTGGTCGTCATCGAGGACGACGGCGCCGGCATGGACCCGGTCGCGCTGCGCCGCATCCTGGCCGGCGAGGCCAGCCCGTCCGGGGGCATCGGGCTGTCCAACGTCGACGACCGGCTGCGCCAGGTGTACGGCGACGACTACGGCCTGGTCATCGAGACGGCCCCCGGAGCAGGCATGAAGATCACCGCCCGGCTGCCGAAGTACCAGCCGGGCGTGCACTCGGCGGCCGGTCTCACCGGCGCATAG